A genomic region of Alnus glutinosa chromosome 11, dhAlnGlut1.1, whole genome shotgun sequence contains the following coding sequences:
- the LOC133882205 gene encoding proline iminopeptidase — MKLGFIPNGTFIRSIPPTISAIIPHFSHLLNPSASKNSTASGRKNLVLRALNFGYKGEQQLIELMESEKEAVELNRNLYPNIEPYSTGFLKVSDIHTLYWEQSGNPNGHPVVFLHGGPGGGTTPSNRRFFDPDFYRIILFDQRGAGKSTPHACLVENTTWDLIDDIEKLREHLEIPEWQVFGGSWGSTLALVYSQSHPDKVTGMVLRGIFLLRKKEIDWFYEGGAATIYPDAWEPFRDLIPETERESFVDAYKKRLNSDDMETQYAAARAWTKWEMETAHLLPNEENIKKGDDDAFSLAFARIENHYFVNQGFFPTDSFLLDNVDKIRHISTTIVQGRYDMCCPMVSAWDLHKAWPEADFKVVPDAGHSANEPGITAELVAANEKLKNIIKKYVD; from the exons ATGAAGTTAGGGTTTATTCCAAATGGAACCTTTATTCGCTCAATACCTCCCACCATTTCAGCAATTATTCCCCACTTCTCTCATTTGCTTAATCCTTCAGCCTCCAAGAATTCCACTGcctcag GAAGAAAGAATTTAGTGCTACGTGCGCTGAATTTTGGATACAAGGGTGAGCAACAGCTAATAGAGTTGATGGAGTCTGAAAAGGAAGCTGTGGAATTAAACAGGAACCTTTATCCAAATATTGAGCCATATAGTACTGGGTTTTTGAAGGTTTCCGACATTCACACACTCTACTGGGAGCAGTCGGGAAACCCGAATGGGCAT CCGGTTGTCTTTCTTCATGGGGGCCCAGGAGGAGGAACAACACCTAGCAATCGAAGATTCTTTGATCCTGATTTTTACCGCATCATTCTATTTGATCAG CGAGGTGCAGGAAAAAGTACACCCCATGCTTGCTTGGTAGAAAACACGACATGGGACCTCATTGATGATATTGAAAAGTTAAGAGAACACTTGGAAATTCCAGAATGGCAG GTGTTTGGAGGGTCATGGGGAAGTACACTTGCTCTTGTGTACAGCCAATCACACCCTGACAAG GTGACTGGCATGGTCCTTAGAGGGATCTTTCTTCTGCGAAAGAAAGAGATTGATTGGTTTTATGAGGGTGGTGCCGCTACCATATACCCTGATG CTTGGGAGCCATTTAGAGATCTCATTCCAGAAACTGAGAGGGAAAGCTTCGTTGATGCCTACAAGAAGAGATTAAACTCTGATGATATGGAAACACAG TATGCAGCTGCGAGAGCTTGGACCAAATGGGAAATGGAGACGGCTCATCTTCTCCCAAATGAAGAGAACATCAAGAAAGGTGACGATGATGCTTTTTCATTG GCATTCGCAAGAATTGAAAATCATTACTTTGTGAACCAGGGATTCTTTCCTACAGATTCATTCCTTTTGGATAATGTTGACAAGATAAGGCATATTAGCACTACTATTGTACAG GGAAGATATGATATGTGCTGTCCTATGGTGTCAGCATGGGATCTTCATAAAGCATGGCCAGAGGCAGATTTTAAG GTTGTTCCAGATGCTGGACATTCTGCTAATGAACCTGGAATAACTGCGGAACTTGTGGCTGCAAACGAGAAGCTGAAAAACATCATCAAGAAGTATGTGGACTAA
- the LOC133881770 gene encoding uncharacterized protein LOC133881770 isoform X2: MQIDGEKQGDEFYEKIEAPKFVDLTAPDQYRPDDRYWFCLRVGCDQKHEEEIDSEAIYKDFVLRVMAARSPNIRLRKALNRKAASGNVKCPLTAPPKSSKSRIPRLALISSISQKVVHKPSATPDSKKKQPSEVSKAFTTPRNRKRLSNPNTFRSVRNPKATTVAVPKNRVVAKALAFNSPKKAVKTKTCSELNTPVKTLCAAMKKLEITGGKKNVLGYDKSLTIGASRKQLRGRGREVKSRVYDALNSRGRNVEEAKSSRCLKRKNNGKDMKPSCDHVPHEGDDDSSDMDIDERSRNGSFEGTSMSSEVNGHEECLEIGKSQQGEHSIEVFSDASRGDIIISLSSSEERDSGENEAPKSQAVAEGTSEGSDQEDKIVSSSGKEKIPEVKESDDDKENTLTCDDTENDSGAIDDDEKENALASDDNRVQNQNDVKHGNIILGKKESSKISKKVNRVIGKTLKGGSIPAATGAQGVKYRKPKPTNPKPFRLRTDERRILKEANMEKKLLAPLTEITTGPRLQGGNSQRKASQKNERCRRKSENECEIHEGGEKKLDRTTPEDHQSIRVGSTCLKHSKGGVERKVSSPMTPCRRTISTHQRASLVTSPMERDKAAQKPLNSLKKIRSPIIQQKLVRPIGAMSSRKGTVALMTPCQLSAIKETSSKIFTPRSVATGSENAAQGTKASAHAASRSMSRGRRRPATIPKEPNFHSIHVPKSCTRKQNLPC, encoded by the exons ATGCAGATCGACGGCGAAAAACAAGGGGACGAGTTCTACGAGAAGATCGAAGCGCCCAAGTTCGTGGACTTGACCGCACCCGATCAGTACCGCCCCGACGACCGCTACTGGTTCTGTTTACGTGTCG GATGTGACCAGAAGCATGAAGAAGAAATAGATTCCGAAGCAATCTACAAAGATTTTGTTCTTCGG GTTATGGCAGCAAGAAGTCCCAATATACGGCTTCGAAAAGCCCTCAACAGAAAAGCTGCAAG TGGAAATGTGAAATGCCCACTTACGGCTCCCCCAAAATCATCCAAGTCTAGAATACCAAGATTAGCACTGATTTCTTCAATTTCTCAAAAAGTGGTTCATAAGCCCAGTGCAACCCCagattcaaagaaaaaacagcCTTCTGAGGTGTCTAAGGCTTTTACTACTCCAAGGAATAGAAAGCGCCTCTCAAACCCCAACACATTTAGAAGTGTTCGGAACCCAAAAGCAACAACTGTTGCTGTGCCAAAGAATAGAGTGGTAGCAAAGGCTTTAGCCTTCAACTCACCAAAGAAAGCAGTAAAGACAAAGACTTGTTCAGAACTGAATACCCCTGTGAAAACATTATGTGCAGCAATGAAGAAGCTTGAGATCACCGGTGGAAAGAAGAATGTACTAGGGTATGACAAATCATTGACTATAGGTGCTTCAAGAAAACAAttaagagggagagggagagaggttAAAAGCCGGGTTTATGACGCCTTGAATTCTCGTGGCCGCAATGTTGAGGAAGCTAAATCTTCAAGATGTTTGAAGAGAAAGAATAATGGCAAAGACATGAAACCCTCTTGTGATCATGTGCCTCATGAAGGGGATGATGATTCTAGTGACATGGACATAGACGAGAGATCAAGGAATGGTTCTTTTGAGGGTACTTCTATGAGCAGTGAAGTAAATGGGCATGAAGAGTGTTTGGAAATTGGGAAATCACAGCAAGGTGAGCATTCAATTGAAGTTTTCTCAGATGCTTCAAGAGGTGACATTATTATCTCTCTATCAAGTTCTGAAGAGAGGGATTCAGGAGAAAATGAAGCCCCAAAATCCCAAGCAGTGGCTGAAGGGACTAGTGAAGGAAGTGATCAAGAGGATAAAATAGTATCAAGTTCAGGAAAAGAGAAAATCCCTGAAGTCAAGGAAAGTGATGATGATAAGGAAAATACCTTGACTTGTGATGACACTGAAAATGACAGTGGAGCCATAGATGATGATGAAAAGGAAAATGCTTTAGCATCAGACGATAACAG GGTACAGAATCAAAATGATGTTAAACATGGAAATATAATATTGGGGAAGAAAGAGAGttctaaaatatcaaaaaag GTTAACCGAGTAATAGGTAAGACTTTAAAGGGGGGTTCCATCCCTGCTGCCACTGGTGCTCAAGGGGTGAAGTATAGGAAACCAAAGCCTACAAATCCCAAGCCTTTTAGGTTGAGAACTGAT GAAAGAAGGATTCTTAAGGAAGCAAACATGGAGAAAAAACTCCTTGCACCTCTGACAGAAATTACAACAGGTCCTAGGCTTCAAGGTGGAAACTCACAAAGAAAGGCAAGCCAA AAGAATGAAAGATGCCgtagaaaaagtgaaaatgagTGTGAAATACATGAAGGTGGTGAGAAGAAACTGGACAGAACAACACCAGAGGATCATCAATCC ATAAGGGTTGGAAGTACTTGCTTGAAGCATTCAAAAGGAGGAGTGGAACGTAAAGTATCATCACCTATGACTCCATGTAGACGTACCATTTCTACACACCAGAGAGCCAGCCTTGTGACTTCACCAATGGAACGTGACAAAGCAGCTCAAAAACCACTGAACAGCTTGAAAAAGATCAGATCACCAATTATACAACAAAAACTTGTGAGGCCTATTGG AGCTATGTCGAGTAGAAAGGGAACTGTTGCCCTTATGACACCTTGTCAACTCAGTGCCATTAAGGAAACCTCATCAAAGATTTTCACACCCAGGAGTGTGGCAACGGGATCTGAGAATGCTGCCCAAGGAACTAAAGCTTCCGCTCATGCTGCTTCCAGGTCGATGTCGCGGGGAAGAAGAAGGCCTGCAACCATTCCAAAGGAGCCAAATTTTCATAGCATCCATGTACCGAAGAGCTGCACAAGGAAACAAAATCTACCTTGTTGA
- the LOC133881770 gene encoding uncharacterized protein LOC133881770 isoform X1: MQIDGEKQGDEFYEKIEAPKFVDLTAPDQYRPDDRYWFCLRVGCDQKHEEEIDSEAIYKDFVLRVMAARSPNIRLRKALNRKAASGNVKCPLTAPPKSSKSRIPRLALISSISQKVVHKPSATPDSKKKQPSEVSKAFTTPRNRKRLSNPNTFRSVRNPKATTVAVPKNRVVAKALAFNSPKKAVKTKTCSELNTPVKTLCAAMKKLEITGGKKNVLGYDKSLTIGASRKQLRGRGREVKSRVYDALNSRGRNVEEAKSSRCLKRKNNGKDMKPSCDHVPHEGDDDSSDMDIDERSRNGSFEGTSMSSEVNGHEECLEIGKSQQGEHSIEVFSDASRGDIIISLSSSEERDSGENEAPKSQAVAEGTSEGSDQEDKIVSSSGKEKIPEVKESDDDKENTLTCDDTENDSGAIDDDEKENALASDDNRVQNQNDVKHGNIILGKKESSKISKKMMQVNRVIGKTLKGGSIPAATGAQGVKYRKPKPTNPKPFRLRTDERRILKEANMEKKLLAPLTEITTGPRLQGGNSQRKASQKNERCRRKSENECEIHEGGEKKLDRTTPEDHQSIRVGSTCLKHSKGGVERKVSSPMTPCRRTISTHQRASLVTSPMERDKAAQKPLNSLKKIRSPIIQQKLVRPIGAMSSRKGTVALMTPCQLSAIKETSSKIFTPRSVATGSENAAQGTKASAHAASRSMSRGRRRPATIPKEPNFHSIHVPKSCTRKQNLPC, encoded by the exons ATGCAGATCGACGGCGAAAAACAAGGGGACGAGTTCTACGAGAAGATCGAAGCGCCCAAGTTCGTGGACTTGACCGCACCCGATCAGTACCGCCCCGACGACCGCTACTGGTTCTGTTTACGTGTCG GATGTGACCAGAAGCATGAAGAAGAAATAGATTCCGAAGCAATCTACAAAGATTTTGTTCTTCGG GTTATGGCAGCAAGAAGTCCCAATATACGGCTTCGAAAAGCCCTCAACAGAAAAGCTGCAAG TGGAAATGTGAAATGCCCACTTACGGCTCCCCCAAAATCATCCAAGTCTAGAATACCAAGATTAGCACTGATTTCTTCAATTTCTCAAAAAGTGGTTCATAAGCCCAGTGCAACCCCagattcaaagaaaaaacagcCTTCTGAGGTGTCTAAGGCTTTTACTACTCCAAGGAATAGAAAGCGCCTCTCAAACCCCAACACATTTAGAAGTGTTCGGAACCCAAAAGCAACAACTGTTGCTGTGCCAAAGAATAGAGTGGTAGCAAAGGCTTTAGCCTTCAACTCACCAAAGAAAGCAGTAAAGACAAAGACTTGTTCAGAACTGAATACCCCTGTGAAAACATTATGTGCAGCAATGAAGAAGCTTGAGATCACCGGTGGAAAGAAGAATGTACTAGGGTATGACAAATCATTGACTATAGGTGCTTCAAGAAAACAAttaagagggagagggagagaggttAAAAGCCGGGTTTATGACGCCTTGAATTCTCGTGGCCGCAATGTTGAGGAAGCTAAATCTTCAAGATGTTTGAAGAGAAAGAATAATGGCAAAGACATGAAACCCTCTTGTGATCATGTGCCTCATGAAGGGGATGATGATTCTAGTGACATGGACATAGACGAGAGATCAAGGAATGGTTCTTTTGAGGGTACTTCTATGAGCAGTGAAGTAAATGGGCATGAAGAGTGTTTGGAAATTGGGAAATCACAGCAAGGTGAGCATTCAATTGAAGTTTTCTCAGATGCTTCAAGAGGTGACATTATTATCTCTCTATCAAGTTCTGAAGAGAGGGATTCAGGAGAAAATGAAGCCCCAAAATCCCAAGCAGTGGCTGAAGGGACTAGTGAAGGAAGTGATCAAGAGGATAAAATAGTATCAAGTTCAGGAAAAGAGAAAATCCCTGAAGTCAAGGAAAGTGATGATGATAAGGAAAATACCTTGACTTGTGATGACACTGAAAATGACAGTGGAGCCATAGATGATGATGAAAAGGAAAATGCTTTAGCATCAGACGATAACAG GGTACAGAATCAAAATGATGTTAAACATGGAAATATAATATTGGGGAAGAAAGAGAGttctaaaatatcaaaaaag ATGATGCAGGTTAACCGAGTAATAGGTAAGACTTTAAAGGGGGGTTCCATCCCTGCTGCCACTGGTGCTCAAGGGGTGAAGTATAGGAAACCAAAGCCTACAAATCCCAAGCCTTTTAGGTTGAGAACTGAT GAAAGAAGGATTCTTAAGGAAGCAAACATGGAGAAAAAACTCCTTGCACCTCTGACAGAAATTACAACAGGTCCTAGGCTTCAAGGTGGAAACTCACAAAGAAAGGCAAGCCAA AAGAATGAAAGATGCCgtagaaaaagtgaaaatgagTGTGAAATACATGAAGGTGGTGAGAAGAAACTGGACAGAACAACACCAGAGGATCATCAATCC ATAAGGGTTGGAAGTACTTGCTTGAAGCATTCAAAAGGAGGAGTGGAACGTAAAGTATCATCACCTATGACTCCATGTAGACGTACCATTTCTACACACCAGAGAGCCAGCCTTGTGACTTCACCAATGGAACGTGACAAAGCAGCTCAAAAACCACTGAACAGCTTGAAAAAGATCAGATCACCAATTATACAACAAAAACTTGTGAGGCCTATTGG AGCTATGTCGAGTAGAAAGGGAACTGTTGCCCTTATGACACCTTGTCAACTCAGTGCCATTAAGGAAACCTCATCAAAGATTTTCACACCCAGGAGTGTGGCAACGGGATCTGAGAATGCTGCCCAAGGAACTAAAGCTTCCGCTCATGCTGCTTCCAGGTCGATGTCGCGGGGAAGAAGAAGGCCTGCAACCATTCCAAAGGAGCCAAATTTTCATAGCATCCATGTACCGAAGAGCTGCACAAGGAAACAAAATCTACCTTGTTGA